Proteins encoded by one window of Acidipropionibacterium virtanenii:
- a CDS encoding LacI family DNA-binding transcriptional regulator translates to MSSAESRPTTRADVARLAGVSTAVVSYVVNDGPRPVASATRRKVLDAIRELDYHPNPSARALKTGSTGLIGVVVPEILNSYFSEFVDAIDVAARSQRKSILLSITHEDSGTEAEVIPNLVRRGVDSLIFNCRLVNAELYQAGDARTPRVLLDRADLVGGIPALGADLGQGARLATEHLAGHGHTRIGYIGGPLPADRQDYRRQSWHDVLTERGLPVPAPAITAWRPTGGFEGVRELFAGPETPTAIFAASDQIAIGAMHALHQLGLRIPDDVAVVSLDGTAETAYSWPPLTTVRQPFEAMAEAALAELASGSVTAPTERERVLFPMTLLLRASCGCREQEGLG, encoded by the coding sequence GTGTCCAGCGCCGAGAGCAGGCCCACCACCAGGGCGGATGTCGCTCGCCTGGCCGGGGTCTCGACCGCGGTCGTGAGTTATGTGGTCAACGACGGCCCGCGGCCGGTGGCCAGCGCCACGCGCCGCAAGGTCCTCGACGCGATCCGCGAACTCGACTACCACCCCAATCCCTCGGCGCGGGCTCTCAAGACCGGATCGACCGGCCTCATCGGCGTCGTCGTCCCCGAGATCCTAAACTCCTATTTCAGCGAGTTCGTCGACGCCATTGACGTCGCCGCCCGAAGCCAGCGGAAATCGATTCTGCTGAGTATCACCCATGAGGATTCCGGCACCGAGGCCGAGGTGATTCCGAACCTGGTGAGGCGCGGCGTCGACAGCCTCATCTTCAACTGCCGCCTGGTGAACGCCGAGCTCTACCAGGCAGGTGACGCCCGCACCCCCCGGGTGCTCCTGGACCGCGCCGATCTGGTCGGGGGGATCCCGGCGCTGGGAGCGGACCTGGGTCAGGGAGCCAGGCTGGCCACCGAGCACCTCGCCGGCCACGGCCACACCCGGATCGGCTACATCGGCGGGCCGCTGCCGGCCGATCGCCAGGACTACCGGCGTCAGTCCTGGCATGACGTCCTGACCGAGCGGGGGCTTCCGGTGCCCGCCCCGGCGATCACCGCATGGCGTCCCACCGGCGGATTCGAGGGGGTCCGGGAGCTGTTCGCCGGCCCCGAGACCCCGACCGCGATCTTCGCGGCCTCCGACCAGATCGCCATCGGGGCGATGCACGCGCTGCATCAGCTGGGGCTGCGGATCCCCGACGACGTCGCGGTGGTGAGCCTGGACGGCACTGCCGAGACGGCCTACTCGTGGCCGCCACTCACCACCGTCCGCCAGCCCTTCGAGGCGATGGCCGAGGCCGCCCTGGCCGAACTGGCGTCCGGGTCGGTCACGGCGCCGACCGAGCGGGAGAGGGTCCTGTTCCCCATGACCCTCCTGCTGCGGGCGTCGTGCGGATGCCGTGAGCAGGAGGGGCTGGGGTAA
- a CDS encoding alpha-galactosidase encodes MNLDPRLTPIVHLRAGGTSLVIDTTADLSSPDTGSQPVILHWGPDLGELPASGLEALRTASVAPAHGGELSVPPRLGVIPLASSGWMGRPGLSGHRADGSAWAPRLMCTGAQIEGSRISYRLRDAEAGLDVDLVLEVLPQGLVRLGAEITNTGQQPYHLDELSVALPLPLTATEILDFAGRWGLERVPQRRAVEVGCQLRESRHGRPGFDSPMALFCGEKGFDFGRGRVWGLHVGHSGNGRTWVERTSSGRQVIGGGELLLPGEVCLSTGESYRSPWVYGQCTEGLDDAARQLHRWERSLSAHPGAERPVSINVWEAVYFDHDLTTLLDLAGRAASIGVERFVLDDGWFKGRRDDRAGLGDWTVDPDVWPHGLHPLVDRVHELGMGFGLWVEPEMINVDSDLARAHPDWIMRARDELPAEWRHQQVLNLTVPAAWEYLRSSISRLVEEYGIGYLKWDHNRDLIEAGDAGGRAAVHRQTLACYRLMDALRAAHPGLEIESCASGGGRIDLEMLSHVQRVWPSDCIDPHERQSIMRWTSQIAAPEYLGSHIASPRSHTTGRVSDLSFRAGTALWGHLGFEWDLLQAGDDEMARLAEWVEFFKEHRGELFSGDVVRRDVADGSMWLHGVVAADRSSGLFQLATRERSPLSPRGMLRVPGLEPTRDYRLRAVLVGGGPEGLALPPWAQIPDGVVLPGSVLAEVGVHTPLLNPDQVLILEARAV; translated from the coding sequence GTGAACCTGGACCCCCGCCTGACACCGATCGTCCACCTTCGCGCGGGCGGCACATCCCTGGTCATCGACACCACTGCCGACCTCTCCTCCCCCGACACGGGATCCCAGCCCGTGATCCTCCACTGGGGCCCCGATCTCGGAGAGCTGCCGGCATCGGGTCTGGAAGCCCTGCGCACGGCCTCGGTGGCGCCGGCGCACGGCGGGGAGCTGAGCGTCCCACCGCGGCTCGGCGTCATCCCCCTGGCATCCAGCGGCTGGATGGGCCGGCCCGGGCTGTCCGGCCACCGCGCGGACGGCTCGGCCTGGGCTCCCCGGCTGATGTGCACCGGGGCGCAGATCGAGGGCTCCCGGATCAGCTACCGACTGCGCGACGCCGAGGCGGGCCTCGACGTCGATCTGGTCCTCGAAGTACTCCCCCAGGGGCTCGTGCGGCTGGGCGCCGAGATCACCAACACCGGCCAGCAGCCCTACCATCTCGACGAGCTGTCGGTCGCCCTGCCGCTGCCGCTGACCGCCACCGAGATCCTCGACTTCGCCGGCCGCTGGGGACTGGAACGGGTGCCTCAGCGCCGGGCGGTGGAGGTCGGGTGTCAGCTGCGCGAGAGTCGCCACGGGCGTCCCGGATTCGACTCCCCGATGGCGCTGTTCTGCGGCGAGAAGGGCTTCGATTTCGGCCGCGGCCGGGTCTGGGGACTGCACGTCGGCCACTCCGGCAACGGCCGCACGTGGGTGGAGCGCACCAGCAGCGGGCGTCAGGTGATCGGCGGGGGCGAGCTGCTGCTGCCCGGCGAGGTCTGCCTGAGCACTGGGGAGTCGTACCGCTCGCCGTGGGTCTACGGGCAGTGCACCGAGGGGCTGGACGACGCCGCCCGCCAGCTGCACCGCTGGGAGCGGTCACTGTCCGCGCATCCCGGCGCCGAGCGCCCGGTGAGCATCAACGTGTGGGAGGCCGTCTACTTCGACCACGACCTGACCACGCTGCTCGATCTGGCGGGGCGGGCCGCCTCCATCGGGGTCGAGCGGTTCGTGCTCGACGACGGCTGGTTCAAGGGGCGTCGCGACGACCGGGCCGGACTGGGCGACTGGACCGTCGACCCCGACGTCTGGCCCCACGGGCTGCATCCGCTGGTCGACCGGGTCCATGAGCTCGGCATGGGATTCGGCCTGTGGGTGGAGCCCGAGATGATCAATGTCGACTCCGACCTGGCCCGCGCCCACCCCGACTGGATCATGCGCGCCCGCGACGAGCTGCCCGCCGAGTGGCGCCACCAGCAGGTGCTCAACCTCACCGTGCCGGCAGCCTGGGAGTACCTGCGCTCCAGCATCTCCCGGCTCGTCGAGGAGTACGGCATCGGCTATCTCAAGTGGGATCACAACCGCGACCTCATCGAGGCCGGGGACGCCGGAGGGCGGGCGGCGGTCCACCGGCAGACCCTGGCCTGCTACCGGCTGATGGACGCCCTGCGCGCCGCCCACCCGGGACTGGAGATCGAGTCCTGCGCCTCCGGCGGCGGGCGGATCGACCTGGAGATGCTGTCCCATGTGCAACGGGTGTGGCCCTCGGACTGCATCGACCCGCACGAGAGGCAGTCCATCATGCGGTGGACCTCCCAGATCGCCGCGCCCGAGTACCTCGGGTCGCACATCGCCTCGCCGCGCTCGCACACCACCGGGCGGGTCTCCGACCTGTCCTTCCGGGCCGGCACCGCACTGTGGGGCCACCTCGGCTTCGAGTGGGATCTGTTGCAGGCCGGCGACGATGAGATGGCCCGGCTGGCAGAGTGGGTGGAGTTCTTCAAGGAGCACCGGGGAGAACTGTTCTCCGGCGACGTCGTGCGCCGGGATGTGGCAGACGGATCGATGTGGCTGCACGGGGTCGTGGCGGCGGATCGCTCCTCGGGGCTGTTCCAGCTGGCGACCCGGGAGCGCTCCCCCTTGTCACCGCGGGGAATGCTGAGGGTTCCCGGCCTGGAACCGACACGTGACTACCGGCTCCGGGCGGTGCTCGTCGGCGGCGGCCCCGAGGGTCTGGCGCTGCCGCCGTGGGCGCAGATCCCTGACGGAGTGGTGCTTCCCGGCTCGGTGCTGGCCGAGGTGGGCGTCCACACTCCGCTGCTCAACCCCGATCAGGTGCTCATCCTGGAGGCCCGGGCGGTGTGA
- a CDS encoding MgtC/SapB family protein, with protein sequence MIGQGYLQVGELLLAFSLTALVGLERTIRGKGAGMRTQAIVGVASALFLIVSKYGFFDVLGTNVTLDPSRMAAQIVSGVGFLGAGLIITQHSRVRGLTTAASVWESAAIGSAAGAGLWLLALVVTGLHFVITFGFNWVQKHLPDQGRHLSHVDVSYRDGQGLLRDVLSTITRAGWAIQRSQPKRPEAGQARLVLELEGPADTGDLVTNLSAMDGVSSVEVITDEERD encoded by the coding sequence ATGATCGGACAGGGATATCTACAGGTCGGGGAACTGCTCCTGGCGTTCTCACTCACGGCGCTGGTCGGCCTGGAGCGGACGATCCGGGGCAAGGGGGCGGGAATGCGCACCCAGGCGATCGTCGGCGTCGCCTCGGCGCTCTTCCTGATCGTCAGCAAGTACGGATTCTTCGACGTCCTGGGCACCAACGTCACCCTCGACCCCTCCCGGATGGCCGCCCAGATCGTCTCAGGCGTCGGCTTCCTGGGCGCCGGGCTCATCATCACCCAGCACAGCCGGGTCCGCGGCCTCACCACGGCCGCCTCGGTGTGGGAGTCCGCGGCCATCGGCAGCGCCGCCGGGGCGGGCCTGTGGCTGCTGGCCCTCGTCGTCACCGGCCTGCACTTCGTCATCACCTTCGGGTTCAACTGGGTGCAGAAGCACCTGCCCGATCAGGGCCGACACCTCTCCCACGTCGACGTGAGCTACCGGGACGGGCAGGGCCTGCTGCGCGACGTGCTGTCGACCATCACCCGGGCCGGCTGGGCGATTCAGCGCTCACAACCCAAGAGACCCGAGGCCGGGCAGGCCCGGCTGGTGCTGGAGCTGGAGGGCCCCGCCGACACCGGAGACCTCGTCACCAACCTCAGTGCGATGGACGGGGTCTCCTCGGTGGAGGTCATCACCGACGAGGAACGAGACTGA
- a CDS encoding aldo/keto reductase: protein MSILTDTFTLSNSTEIPKVGFGTWQVPDGSATYDAVRTALDVGYRHIDTAHAYGNERSVGRAVRDSGIAREEIFITSKLPADAKTRDLAAARRDESLANLDLGYIDLYLIHAPWPWGQFTTRHDQGNIDAWRALEQGYGDSSLKAIGISNFDVHDMENLLGHAEVAPQVNQIQYYIGFTEPVITDFAQSHGLLVEAYSPLATGDMLGDAEVRAVAEAHGVSAAQVALRFCLRNDVLPLPKAVGPEHIRTNAELDFELTDEEMAGLSALTDTAPGHFHNPTQG from the coding sequence ATGAGCATCCTGACCGACACCTTCACCCTTTCCAACAGCACTGAGATCCCGAAGGTCGGGTTCGGCACCTGGCAGGTGCCCGACGGCAGTGCCACCTATGACGCCGTGCGGACCGCCTTGGATGTCGGGTACCGGCACATCGATACGGCCCACGCCTACGGCAACGAGCGCAGCGTCGGACGGGCGGTCCGCGATTCGGGGATCGCCCGCGAGGAGATCTTCATCACCTCGAAACTGCCGGCCGACGCGAAGACCCGCGACCTGGCCGCCGCCCGCCGCGACGAATCCCTGGCGAATCTCGACCTGGGCTACATCGACCTCTACCTCATCCACGCCCCTTGGCCGTGGGGCCAGTTCACCACCCGCCACGACCAGGGCAACATCGACGCCTGGCGCGCTCTGGAACAGGGCTACGGCGACAGCAGCCTCAAGGCGATCGGCATCTCGAACTTCGACGTCCACGACATGGAGAACCTGCTGGGCCATGCCGAGGTGGCACCGCAGGTCAACCAGATCCAGTACTACATCGGCTTCACCGAACCGGTCATCACCGATTTCGCGCAGTCCCACGGACTACTGGTCGAGGCCTACTCCCCGCTGGCCACCGGCGACATGCTGGGGGATGCCGAGGTGCGGGCGGTCGCCGAGGCGCACGGCGTGAGCGCGGCCCAGGTGGCCCTGCGGTTCTGCCTCCGCAACGACGTCCTGCCGCTGCCGAAGGCTGTCGGGCCAGAGCACATCCGCACCAATGCTGAGCTGGATTTCGAACTCACCGATGAGGAGATGGCCGGGCTCTCGGCTCTGACGGACACCGCCCCGGGTCACTTCCACAACCCCACCCAGGGCTGA
- a CDS encoding C69 family dipeptidase, with translation MGCTTILVGKRASYDGSPLVARNEDSANGEWNPKKIIVVPPADQPRSYISVIGHLTIELPQDPMRYTAAPNAIPDEGIWGAAGINAANVAMSATETLTTNERVLGADPFVEYRPAHGREGAADYVPEKIGGIGEEDMLTIVLPYIHTAREGVLRLGELLEEYGTYEMNGIAFSDADEIWWLETVGGHHWIARRVPDDQYVTMPNQLGIDSFDLDDAMGEGREHLASPDLAEFIHENHLDLSLPDPDNPQETFNPREAFGSHSDSDHVYNTPRAWNMQRVLNPHAEDWDGPSPEHTRASDDLPWGRVPERRLTIEDVKYVLSLHYQGTVYDPYSSIGTEEQRHLLRPIGINRHSQLSILQVRPYKPESSRAIQWVAFASNPFNTLVPMFTNVERTPEYLANTTERVTTDSLYWASRIIAALTDAHFNDIIPEIERYQEKTLAAGHTLVKQTDARLAQAAMEAFPEDDAVRRQLADANDDIAEFLRAETDGLLGRVLEAASNLMTNRFSRSDF, from the coding sequence GTGGGCTGCACAACCATCCTGGTGGGCAAGAGGGCGAGCTACGACGGGTCGCCGCTGGTGGCGCGCAACGAGGACTCGGCCAACGGCGAGTGGAACCCGAAGAAGATCATCGTCGTCCCTCCGGCCGATCAGCCGCGCAGCTACATCAGCGTCATCGGTCACCTCACCATCGAGCTGCCCCAAGACCCGATGCGCTACACCGCCGCCCCCAACGCGATTCCCGACGAGGGGATATGGGGCGCGGCCGGGATCAATGCCGCCAACGTCGCGATGAGCGCCACCGAGACGCTGACCACCAATGAGCGGGTGCTGGGCGCCGACCCGTTCGTCGAGTACCGGCCGGCTCACGGTCGCGAAGGGGCGGCTGATTACGTCCCCGAGAAGATCGGCGGGATCGGCGAGGAGGACATGCTCACCATCGTGCTGCCCTACATCCACACCGCCCGCGAGGGCGTGCTGCGGCTCGGCGAGCTGCTGGAGGAGTACGGCACCTACGAGATGAACGGCATCGCCTTCAGCGACGCCGACGAGATCTGGTGGCTGGAGACGGTCGGCGGCCATCACTGGATCGCCAGGCGGGTGCCCGACGACCAGTACGTGACGATGCCCAACCAGCTCGGCATCGACTCCTTCGACCTGGACGACGCCATGGGGGAGGGCCGCGAGCACCTGGCCAGTCCGGACCTGGCCGAGTTCATCCACGAGAACCACCTCGATCTCTCCCTGCCTGATCCCGACAACCCGCAGGAGACCTTCAATCCGCGCGAGGCCTTCGGCTCCCATTCCGATTCCGACCACGTCTACAACACGCCGCGGGCCTGGAACATGCAGCGGGTGCTCAATCCGCACGCCGAGGACTGGGACGGTCCCAGCCCCGAGCACACCCGGGCCTCCGACGACCTTCCGTGGGGCCGGGTGCCCGAGCGCAGGCTCACCATCGAGGACGTCAAGTACGTGCTGAGCCTGCACTACCAGGGCACGGTCTACGACCCCTACTCCAGCATCGGCACCGAGGAGCAGCGTCATCTGCTGCGGCCCATCGGCATCAACCGTCACTCCCAGCTGTCGATCCTCCAGGTGCGGCCCTACAAGCCCGAGTCCAGCCGCGCGATCCAGTGGGTGGCCTTCGCCTCGAACCCGTTCAACACCCTGGTGCCGATGTTCACCAATGTGGAGCGCACGCCGGAATATCTGGCCAACACCACCGAGCGGGTCACCACTGACAGCCTCTACTGGGCTTCGCGGATCATCGCCGCCCTGACCGATGCGCACTTCAACGACATCATCCCCGAGATCGAGCGGTACCAGGAGAAGACGCTGGCGGCCGGACACACCCTGGTGAAGCAGACCGACGCCCGGCTGGCTCAGGCCGCCATGGAGGCCTTCCCCGAGGACGACGCCGTGCGCCGACAGCTGGCCGACGCCAATGACGACATCGCCGAGTTCCTCCGGGCCGAGACCGACGGACTGCTGGGGCGGGTGCTGGAGGCCGCCAGCAACCTCATGACCAACCGGTTCTCGCGCTCCGACTTCTGA
- a CDS encoding CHAP domain-containing protein, whose product MKKLPRIVGGSVVLALAATAALTGPAHAEDSSQQKLESALATSQKSLASNKAQAATAQQNLTTSQARLASQQAVLSQATADVSQARKRDEELGAKLATAQANLKKADDAVAAGKKQLAADRKRYATTMNRLVQQSSPLQSVSVFTTNMTTTDINQRTQWSSVATNVSKDAVDRISKQVTKLQADERKQAAATKAATRAKAESASQLETTKTLESEAKSAADAVAATVALNKADAEQAQAKLRSNRAQIASLTTKVEAARQAAIEASNRLARQAAAAERRAAARKSSSSSAGKASSSTAGSYSAVANYNGVDPWGFYWGQCVSYAAWKVRSTTSWSSFQNDTNGVHFGNAVNWGAAARQIGVAVNTSPAVGSVAWRTSGSAGHVAWVTGVNGDGTINVSEYNYNVAGGFGTRSHVDWRSGGSSGFDGFIHF is encoded by the coding sequence GTGAAGAAACTTCCCCGCATCGTGGGCGGATCGGTGGTGCTGGCCCTCGCCGCGACCGCAGCGCTCACCGGCCCTGCACACGCCGAGGACAGCTCCCAGCAGAAGCTGGAATCCGCTCTGGCGACATCCCAGAAATCGCTGGCGTCGAACAAGGCTCAGGCCGCCACCGCCCAGCAGAACCTCACCACCTCGCAGGCTCGGCTGGCCAGCCAGCAGGCCGTCCTCAGCCAGGCCACCGCCGACGTCTCACAGGCCCGCAAGCGCGACGAGGAGCTGGGCGCCAAGCTGGCCACCGCCCAGGCGAACCTCAAGAAGGCCGATGACGCCGTCGCCGCCGGCAAGAAGCAGCTGGCCGCCGACCGGAAGCGCTACGCCACCACGATGAACCGGCTGGTGCAGCAGTCCAGCCCGCTGCAGAGCGTCTCGGTGTTCACCACCAATATGACGACCACTGACATCAACCAGCGCACCCAGTGGTCCTCGGTGGCCACGAATGTCAGCAAGGACGCGGTGGATCGCATCTCCAAGCAGGTGACGAAGCTCCAGGCGGACGAGAGGAAGCAGGCTGCCGCGACGAAGGCCGCCACCCGGGCCAAGGCCGAGTCCGCGTCGCAGCTGGAGACCACGAAGACCCTGGAGTCCGAGGCGAAGTCGGCCGCGGACGCCGTGGCCGCCACCGTGGCGCTCAACAAGGCCGACGCCGAGCAGGCCCAGGCGAAGCTGCGGTCGAACCGCGCCCAGATCGCCAGCCTCACGACCAAGGTCGAGGCCGCCCGCCAGGCCGCCATCGAGGCCTCCAACCGGCTGGCCCGCCAGGCCGCCGCGGCCGAGCGACGAGCCGCCGCCCGCAAGAGTTCGAGTTCCAGTGCCGGAAAGGCATCCTCCAGCACCGCCGGGTCCTACTCCGCGGTGGCCAACTACAACGGCGTCGATCCGTGGGGCTTCTACTGGGGCCAGTGCGTCTCATACGCCGCCTGGAAGGTGCGCTCCACCACCTCCTGGTCGAGCTTCCAGAACGACACCAACGGCGTCCATTTCGGGAACGCGGTGAACTGGGGAGCCGCCGCCCGCCAGATCGGGGTCGCGGTCAACACCTCCCCCGCGGTGGGTTCGGTGGCCTGGCGCACCAGCGGCTCGGCGGGCCATGTGGCCTGGGTGACCGGCGTCAACGGGGACGGGACCATCAACGTCTCCGAGTACAACTACAACGTCGCCGGAGGCTTCGGCACCCGCTCCCATGTGGACTGGCGATCCGGGGGCAGCTCCGGCTTCGACGGGTTCATCCACTTCTGA
- a CDS encoding LacI family DNA-binding transcriptional regulator yields the protein MTARLKDVASRAGVSVKTVSNVVNNKPYVKPETRQRVEAAVKELGYRPNIAARQLKRGRSGFIGLVVPEFETPYFAELASRIWAEAERHGYTTLLNLTGADPKLERSAFQGVGNQLIDGLIFSPQALSGPQIIERTEALPMVMLGEQPVPTGLDHVAIDSVRAARKATDHLLARGHRRIGAIGLSTGRGTSLQRAEGYRQALRAAGIPIDQELAVGVPSYSRRAGHAAMNRLLCLPEPPTAVFCFNDAMAVGAIRACYEAGISVPREMAVAGIDDIPEGRYITPSLTTVSPDLEFLARETIRLLLRRIEAVASDDTPPGVDISVPWRLTIRESTGGAGS from the coding sequence ATGACAGCACGCCTCAAGGACGTTGCCTCTCGCGCTGGAGTCTCGGTCAAGACTGTTTCCAACGTTGTGAACAACAAGCCCTACGTGAAGCCCGAGACCCGCCAACGCGTGGAGGCCGCCGTCAAGGAACTCGGATACCGCCCGAACATCGCCGCCCGCCAGCTCAAGCGCGGTCGCAGCGGGTTCATCGGACTGGTCGTCCCCGAGTTCGAGACCCCGTACTTCGCAGAACTCGCCTCGCGCATCTGGGCCGAGGCCGAGAGACACGGCTACACCACCCTGCTCAATCTCACCGGCGCCGACCCGAAACTCGAGCGCAGTGCCTTCCAGGGCGTCGGCAACCAGCTCATCGACGGCCTCATCTTCTCCCCTCAGGCCCTCTCCGGCCCGCAGATCATCGAACGGACCGAAGCCCTGCCGATGGTGATGCTCGGCGAGCAGCCCGTCCCGACCGGGCTCGATCACGTCGCCATCGACTCGGTGCGCGCGGCCCGCAAGGCCACCGACCACCTGCTGGCGCGCGGCCACCGCAGGATCGGGGCCATCGGGCTCAGCACCGGCCGGGGCACCTCCCTCCAGCGCGCCGAGGGCTACCGGCAGGCCCTGCGCGCCGCCGGGATTCCCATCGATCAGGAACTCGCCGTGGGCGTCCCCAGCTACTCCCGCCGGGCCGGGCACGCCGCGATGAACCGCCTGCTCTGCCTGCCCGAGCCCCCCACCGCCGTGTTCTGCTTCAACGACGCCATGGCCGTCGGCGCCATCCGCGCCTGCTACGAGGCAGGCATATCGGTTCCCCGGGAGATGGCGGTGGCCGGCATCGACGACATCCCCGAGGGCCGCTACATCACCCCCAGCCTCACCACCGTCTCCCCCGACCTGGAGTTCCTCGCCCGTGAGACCATCCGTCTGCTGCTGAGGCGGATCGAGGCCGTTGCGTCCGATGACACGCCGCCGGGAGTCGACATCTCGGTCCCCTGGCGACTCACCATCCGGGAGAGCACCGGAGGGGCCGGTTCGTGA
- a CDS encoding ABC transporter substrate-binding protein, with protein MRTSKQNSRTATLALGMAFALGLAGCTNSGEAGSTASTDSGKKAQAQSQITAANGCTYSKLGVPKVDLKGAKIGFSQSEPDSAAFRAAETKSIKDAAKAAGATAVVTNANSELPKQISDIQELINQKVDILVVAPVNSDGLTPALEAAHKAKIPVITIDRKVTDTVCKDYVAFLGSDFKVQGQRAADALAKQTDSKANVAVLLGPSGNNVTDGRRDGFVNQVKAKYPNIKIVAQQTANASRDEGQKVTAQLLQTHPEINAVYAFNDESGLGAMAAIQEAGKKPGSDVKIVSIDGTRNAVQAIVNGKYNGVIESNPRFGDLVFETLKQFYDGKAIAENIIIKDGEYTPANAKAQLGQAF; from the coding sequence ATGCGCACTTCGAAGCAGAACTCAAGGACGGCCACCCTCGCCCTGGGCATGGCCTTCGCACTCGGCCTGGCCGGATGCACCAACTCCGGTGAAGCCGGCTCCACGGCCTCCACCGACTCCGGGAAGAAGGCCCAGGCGCAGTCCCAGATCACCGCCGCGAACGGCTGCACCTACAGCAAGCTCGGCGTCCCGAAGGTGGACCTCAAGGGAGCCAAGATCGGCTTCTCCCAGTCCGAGCCCGACTCGGCGGCCTTCCGCGCCGCGGAGACCAAGTCCATCAAGGACGCCGCCAAGGCCGCGGGCGCCACCGCCGTCGTCACCAACGCCAACTCCGAGCTCCCCAAGCAGATCTCCGACATCCAGGAGCTCATCAACCAGAAGGTCGACATCCTCGTCGTCGCCCCGGTCAACTCCGACGGCCTCACCCCCGCCCTCGAAGCCGCGCACAAGGCCAAGATTCCGGTCATCACCATCGACCGCAAGGTCACCGACACCGTCTGCAAGGACTACGTCGCCTTCCTCGGCTCCGACTTCAAGGTGCAGGGCCAGCGGGCCGCCGACGCGCTGGCCAAGCAGACCGACTCCAAGGCCAACGTCGCCGTCCTGCTGGGGCCGTCCGGCAACAACGTCACCGACGGGCGCCGCGACGGTTTCGTCAACCAGGTCAAGGCCAAGTACCCCAACATCAAGATCGTCGCCCAGCAGACCGCCAACGCCTCCCGGGACGAGGGCCAGAAGGTCACCGCCCAGCTGCTGCAGACCCACCCCGAGATCAACGCCGTCTACGCCTTCAACGACGAGTCCGGGCTCGGCGCGATGGCCGCCATCCAGGAGGCCGGGAAGAAGCCCGGCAGCGACGTCAAGATCGTCTCGATCGACGGCACCCGCAACGCCGTGCAGGCCATCGTCAACGGCAAGTACAACGGCGTCATCGAGTCCAATCCGCGGTTCGGCGACCTCGTCTTCGAGACCCTCAAGCAGTTCTACGACGGCAAGGCGATCGCCGAGAACATCATCATCAAGGACGGCGAGTACACCCCGGCCAACGCCAAGGCCCAGCTGGGTCAGGCGTTCTGA